From the genome of Anaplasma ovis str. Haibei, one region includes:
- the zapA gene encoding cell division protein ZapA has product MIEEISAGSRVVDVTIRGSTYRVACGASEEKRLGELASRLSKLVEAISGGGRGRASDTLLLLLAGLKLEDKVEELTRELNKATEELSEYKAMHSKEVRLRGSLEGLLRYSLSRTKELLAYVNDTHAKEPQDTESAEAESAARTC; this is encoded by the coding sequence GTGATTGAAGAGATATCTGCTGGCTCTCGTGTCGTTGATGTTACAATTCGCGGCAGTACTTACAGAGTCGCGTGCGGGGCAAGCGAGGAGAAGCGCCTGGGTGAGCTTGCCAGTAGGCTGAGCAAGTTGGTGGAGGCGATATCTGGCGGAGGCAGAGGCAGAGCTTCTGACACCCTACTGTTGCTTCTGGCCGGATTGAAGCTTGAGGATAAAGTCGAGGAACTGACACGGGAGCTCAACAAGGCTACTGAAGAATTATCTGAGTATAAGGCAATGCACAGCAAGGAGGTTCGCCTCAGAGGCTCCCTTGAGGGGTTGTTGCGCTACAGCCTGTCACGGACGAAGGAATTGTTAGCGTATGTTAATGACACGCATGCGAAGGAACCGCAAGACACGGAAAGCGCAGAGGCCGAGAGTGCTGCCAGAACCTGCTGA